A single Rhopalosiphum padi isolate XX-2018 chromosome 4, ASM2088224v1, whole genome shotgun sequence DNA region contains:
- the LOC132928328 gene encoding T-complex protein 1 subunit zeta encodes MSAISLLNPKAEFARAAQALAVNISAARGIQDVMKTNLGPKGTMKMLVSGAGEIKITKDGNVLLHEMQIQHPTASLIARASTAMDDATGDGTTSTVLIIGELLKQAENLISEGVHPRVLTEGMIKARDKALELLEKIKVEGKPDRQRLYDVATTSLRTKVDRKLADQMADICVDAVLNVQREDGIDLHMVELMEMQHKTSTATTLVRGLVLDHGSRHPDMPRKVENAYILTCNVSMEYEKSEVNSGFFYKTAEEREKLALAERDFIEQRVKKVIELKRKVCPPGSGKSFVVINQKGIDPYSLDMLAKEGIIGLRRAKRRNMERLSLACGGSAVNSVDDLTEDVLGYAGSVYEYVLGENKYTFVEDCKNPLSVTILIKAPNKYTLTQIKDAIHDGLRAIKNSIDDGAVVPGAGAFEIFAWQELQKFKDEIKGKSRLGIQAYAEALLIIPKTISINSGFDAQDMIVKLQEECRESVGPVGVNVDSGEVLQPVDAGIFDNYCVKKQILNSCTIIASNLLLVDEIMRAGMSSLKG; translated from the exons ATGTCTGCTATAAGCTTGTTAAATCCCAAGGCGGAATTTGCTCGTGCCGCTCAAGCGTTGGCGGTGAACATTTCGGCTGCAAGGGGCATACAGGATGTGATGAAAACCAATTTGGGACCAAAAGGAACAATGAAAAT gtTAGTCTCTGGAGCTGgagaaattaaaattaccaaAGATGGTAATGTGCTCTTACATGaaatg CAAATTCAACATCCAACTGCTAGTCTCATTGCCAGAGCTTCTACTGCTATGGATGATGCTACTGGTGATGGTACGACTTCAACTGTTCTTATCATTGGTGAACTTCTTAAACAAGCTGAAAACTTGATCTCTGag ggTGTACATCCTAGAGTGTTGACAGAAGGCATGATTAAAGCCAGAGATAAGGCATTGGAACTTTTGGAGAAAATTAAAGTTGAAGGAAAACCAGATCGCCAAAGACTGTATGATGTAGCTACTACATCTCTTCGTACTaaagttgatagaaaattagcTGATCAAATGGCAGATATATGTGTTGATGCTGTATTAAATGTGCAACGTGAAGATGGAATTGATTTACACATGGTTGAATTAATGGAAATGCAACATAAGACATCTACTGCAACTACTCTTGTTAgag GCCTTGTTCTTGATCATGGTTCTAGGCATCCAGATATGCCAAGAAAAGTTGAAAACGCTTATATATTAACTTGTAATGTTAGTATGGAATATGAAAAAAg tGAAGTGAATTCTGGGTTCTTTTACAAAACTGCCGAAGAAAGAGAAAAATTAGCATTAGCTGAACGTGATTTTATTGAACAAAGagttaaaaaagttattgaatTAAAACGGAAAGTTTGCCCTCCTGGATCTGGTAAATCATTTGTTGTCATAAATcaaaag GGTATTGATCCATATTCTTTGGATATGTTAGCAAAAGAAGGTATAATTGGCTTAAGGCGTGCCAAAAGGCGTAATATGGAACGTCTCTCATTAGCATGTGGAGGATCTGCCGTCAACAGTGTTGATGATTTAACTGAAGATGTACTTGGTTATGCAGGATCTGTTTATGAATATGTTttg ggtgaaaataaatacacttttGTTGAAGATTGTAAGAATCCTCTTAGTGTCACCATATTAATAAAAGCTCCTAATAAGTACACATTAACTCAGATCAAAGATGCCATTCATGATGGTTTAAGAGCAATCAAGAATTCCATTGATgatg GTGCTGTAGTACCAGGTGCTGGTGCATTTGAAATATTTGCTTGGCAAGAACTTCAAAAATTTAAAGATGAAATTAAAGGCAAAAGCCGTTTAGGAATTCAAGCATACGCCGAAGCTTTGTTAATCATACCTAAAACtattt caATCAACAGTGGTTTTGATGCTCAAGATATGATTGTTAAATTACAAGAAGAGTGTAGAGAAAGTGTAGGTCCAGTAGGAGTAAATGTTGATAGCGGTGAAGTTCTTCAACCAGTTGATGCTGgaatatttgataattactGTGTTAAAAAACAAATCCTGAACTCTTG tactatTATCGCTAGCAATTTGTTGCTTGTTGATGAAATAATGAGAGCTGGTATGTCATCACTCAAAGGATAA